CGCCAGCGTCGTCTTTCCGAGACCGGGGGGACCGTAAAAAATAACATGGTCCAGGACCTCTCCCCTTTTTTTAGCGGCTTCTATATAGATTTTGAGCGTTTCTTTAATTCGGTCCTGACCGACATATTGAGACAGGCTCTGCGGACGAAGATTTTGTTCTATTTTAGACTCTTCTTCGTTTTGTTCAGGCTGGAAGATACCGGAATCCATTTTTCTTTTTTCCTATCCCTGGCCCAGCAGTTTTAACGATTCCTTGATCAATCCTTCAACAGACAATTCTGGATTTGTCCGGATAAAATTTTCAATTTTGGGTCTAATCGTCAAACGATTATACCCTAAATTAACCAGTGCGGAAAGGACATCGTCTAATCGCGAGCTTCGAGGTTCGAAGGGTTCCACGGAAAGCGACAGGGGCGAGATTTTTATTTCCAGAGCCAAACTATTTATCTTTTCTTTTAATTCAAGGAGCATTCTTCCCGCTGTTTTTTTCCCGATCCCGGAAATTGAACTGAGTTTTGCCAGATCCTCTTGCTGAACCGCTTTGATTAATTCATGGGACGATAACCCTGATAAAATCGTTATTGCCAGTTTTGGGCCTATTCCCGAGACTCCCAAAAGAAGCGTGAAAAGCTCCCGGTCGGCCTGGGTTAAAAATCCAAACAGCAAAATCGCATCTTCCCGGACATGGGTGTAAATATAGAGGCTAACCGATGTTTTAATTTCCGGGAGAGCATAAAAAGTCGGTAAAGAGGTTTGAACCTGGTACCCGACATTGTTAACGTCCAGGATGATCATCTGGGGCGTTTTATGAATAAGCGTGCCGTTCAGCCAGGCAATCATACCTTATCATATTCAGGGGCCCGTGCGGTTTCACTCCGTGAAATCCTCCGATGCCCCCGAACC
The window above is part of the Nitrospirota bacterium genome. Proteins encoded here:
- the ruvA gene encoding Holliday junction branch migration protein RuvA; translated protein: MIAWLNGTLIHKTPQMIILDVNNVGYQVQTSLPTFYALPEIKTSVSLYIYTHVREDAILLFGFLTQADRELFTLLLGVSGIGPKLAITILSGLSSHELIKAVQQEDLAKLSSISGIGKKTAGRMLLELKEKINSLALEIKISPLSLSVEPFEPRSSRLDDVLSALVNLGYNRLTIRPKIENFIRTNPELSVEGLIKESLKLLGQG